The Hemibagrus wyckioides isolate EC202008001 linkage group LG10, SWU_Hwy_1.0, whole genome shotgun sequence genome includes a window with the following:
- the LOC131360536 gene encoding zinc finger protein 239-like → MNSDSSQTPPAACSQHLGIVQANTSTTLSEGPSIFVDQQIGTMLEKHLTEEVPKENPLGSLVNFCRSFFINRRKMGSSPGGIIPDSSARLICLPGIDVTDPGIPDADLGMCNEGETLPADAHLEPYLGGLADTEETMTSLFSWVSQVKVQKQLFHCLRCGKRFKQQRTLKRHKCIPTGEKPYYCSLCGTSFKQQSTLKRHQLIHTGEKPYHCSECGKSFASPIGFKEHKRVHTGEKPYHCSECGKSFASISVFKSHKRVHTGEKPYHCSKCGKSFAQLGSLTVHQRYHTGVMPYHCSECGKSFASVGNLQRHQHVHTGQKPYYCSQCGKSFTQSSALKTHQRIHTREKRGQDA, encoded by the exons ATGAACTCAGACTCTTCACAGACTCCTCCAGCTGCCTGCTCACAG CATTTGGGAATTGTTCAGGCAAACACGTCTACCACTTTAAGTGAAGGGCCATCCATCTTTGTGGACCAACAAATTGGAACAATGCTGGAGAAACATCTAACAGAAGAAGTACCTAAAGAAAACCCCCTAG GCAGTCTTGTGAACTTTTGCAGATCCTTCTTCATCAACAGACGCAAGATGGGGTCATCCCCAGGTGGCATCATTCCTGATAGCTCAGCCAGACTAATCTGTTTACCAGGGATAGACGTTACGGATCCTGGTATTCCTGATGCAGACCTGGGAATGTGTAATGAAGGAGAGACTCTTCCAGCTGATGCACACTTAGAGCCCTACCTGGGAGGCTTAGCAGACACAGAGGAAACTATGACGAGTCTCTTCTCTTGGGTg AGTCAAGTCAAAGTACAAAAGCAGCTGTTTCACTGCCTCCGGTGTGGGAAGAGGTTTAAGCAACAAAGAACTCTCAAACGACACAAGTGCATTcccacaggagagaagccatattACTGCTCACTGTGTGGGACAAGTTTTAAGCAACAAAGTACTCTCAAACGACACCAGCttattcacacaggagagaagccatatcactgctcagaatgtggGAAGAGCTTTGCTTCTCCGATTGGTTTCAAAGAACATAAGCGtgttcacacaggagagaagccatatcactgctcagaatgtgggaagagttttgctTCTATTAGTGTTTTCAAAAGCCATAAGCGtgttcacacaggagagaagccatatcacTGCTCAAAGTGCGGGAAGAGTTTTGCCCAGCTGGGTTCTTTAACAGTACATCAGCGATATCACACAGGAGTGATGCCTTATCACTGCTCAGAATGCGGGAAGAGTTTTGCAAGTGTGGGTAATTTACAAAGACACCAGCATGTTCACACAGGACAAAAGCCATATTACTgttcacagtgtgggaagtcTTTTACCCAGTCAAGTGCTCTCAAAacacaccagcgcattcacacccGGGAGAAGCGTGGACAAGATGCCTGA